Part of the Burkholderia humptydooensis genome, ACCACTTCGATACGTTGTCGAGCGTGATCATGTCGGGATTCTTCGCGAGATGGGTCGGGCGCGGCCGGGACGGGCGGCCCCGGTGCGCGTTCAGTGCGCGGACGGCAGCGCGCAGCGCGTTTCGATGCGGCCCTGGAGCCGCGCGAGCAGCGTGCTCAGCGCCCAGTAGATCGCGGCGGCGGCGAGATACAGCGGCAGCGGCTGGAAGGTCGACGCGATCACTTCCTGCGTCGAGCGCAGCAGCTCCGTGACGGTGATGACCGAGACGAGCGACGTGTCCTTGATGAGGCTGATCAGCGTGTTGCCGAGGCTCGGCACCGCGAGGCGCAGCGCCTGCGGGCAGATCACGTGGCGCAGCGTCTGCACATGCGTGAGGCCCAGGCTGTGCGACGCGGCCCACTGGCCGCGGCCGATGCCGAGGATCGCGCCGCGCATGCTTTCGGACAGGTACGCGCCCGCGTTGAGCGTCAGCGTGAAGATGCCGGCGGCCGTCGGGTCGAGCGAGATGCCGATGTCGGGCAGCCCGTAGTAGACGACGAACATCTGCACGAGGAGCGGCGTGCCGCGCATCAGGCTCACGTAGCCCTGCGCGATCGCGCAGAGGAACCGGTTGTCGCCGATCCGCACGATCGCGACGACGAGGCCGACGATCAACCCGAGCACCATCGCCGCGACCGCGAACTTCATCGTGAGGACCGCGCCTTTCGCGAGGACGGGGAGGGTGTGCACGACCAGATCGAACGCTTGCATGAACTTGTCTCCAGATCGTTGACGGGCGCGCCGGCGGCGGCATGCGCGCCGGCGCGCGCGGCGCGGTCGGGCGGCGCCCGGCCGGTCATTGCGCGGTCGGGGTCGACGTGTCGACGCCGAACCAGTGCACGGAGATCTTCTTGAGCGTGCCGTCCGCGCGCATCGACGCGAGCGCGTCGTCGATCGCCTTCGCGAACTTCGGATTGCCCTTGCGGAACGGGATGCCCATCTGCGTCTCGCCGCCCTTGATCGTCGCGCCGGGCCGCAGCGGCATGTGCGCGTTCTTGATCAGATACGGCAGCATCAGCCGGTCGTCCATGCTGACGTCGATGCGGCCCGCGGCGACGTCGCGCAGCTTCTCCGGCGCGCCCGGATAGGTCTTCACGTCGACGCCTTGCAGCGTCTTCGCGAGATCGGCGAAGTTGGTGCCGAGCGTGACGCCGATCCGCTTGCCCTGCAACGCGCCCGGCGCGCCGTAATCGTGCTTGTCGTCCGCGCGCTGGATCAGTTGCGCGGCCGAGTACACATACGGCTGGCTGAAGTCGAGCGCCTGCTTGCGCGCGGGCGTGATGCCGACCTGGTTGACGATCACGTCGAATTTGCCCGCCTGCAGGCCGGCGAGAATCCCGCTCCACTCGGTCGTGACGAATTGCGGCTTCACGCCGAGCCGCGCGGCGACTTCCTTCGCGACGTCGACGTCGAAGCCTTCGAGCTGGCCGTCGCCGTTGCGGTAGTCGAACGGAGGGTAGGTGCCTTCGAGCGCGATCTTCAGCACGCCGGCCTGCCTGACGTTGTCGAGCAGATCGGCCGCGTGCGCGGACGCGGTTGCGATGCCGAGCAGCGCGGCGACGAGTGTTGACGTGAACATCGGTTTGAATGCCTTCATCTTTGATCTCCGTGGGGAAAACCGAGCGAGCGATTTCGAGGCCGCATCGTCATGTCGACGGCGCTCGCCGCGAACGCCGATCTTGCGGCATGCGCGCGGCGAGGGCGCCGTTCGGCACGCTGCAAATGCGTGACGATTGACGGCAAGCTTAATTTCGCCAAAATGGAAAATGTTTCCAAAGAAGTACGGATTTACAGCGCCGCGTGGAAAGTTTTTCTATCGTTTGCGCGGGTTGCGCAACCGGTGCGATCGGGGCGGCGCCGCGTCGTCGCGGGTCTCGTAAGCGATGAATCATTGCGACTTGTGCCGTGTGCCGGCGGCGACGTTCCGGTCAGCCGCGCTTGCTCTTTTTGAAACATCCTCGAAAACGGATCATCGGGCCGAGGCAAACGCTATTCGGACGCTAACGGTTCATCGGCGATCGAACGGGTTCGCCAATCGGCATCACTTGCGCCCTGATCAAAACGTATCGGCGCGATGTCCGGATGTTCGCCGAGCCGGGCGGCCAGGAAGTCCATGAGCAGGCGGCTTCGTCGCGGTACGTGCGTTCGCTGCGGCATGCACAGGTAGAGCCCGTAACGGCAGGTGACGTGCCGGGTCAGCAGCGGCACGAGGCGGCCGACGCGTTCGCCGCGCTCGAGCTGACGCTTGACGACGACGAAACCGCGCTGCTCGAGGCTGCGTTCGAGCGCACGCTTGAACCGGCGCAATGGTGAGGGCTGCGGCGCCCGTCAGGTCGGATGCCGCGCGGCTAGTGTCGCGTGCCGGAAATTCACTGGATAAAAAAACCGGAGCGCGAAGGCTCCGGCATGGCTGCAAGCCGAGACGCGCAACGCGCGTCAGTCTTTCGCCGCGGGCGCCGCGCCGTGGCTCAGCCAGTCGAGCACGTCGGCGGCCTCGTCGCCCGCGCCCGCGCGCGCCTTCGCGCGCGCCATCGCCTCCGCGAGCTCGGCGTTCGGCGCGGCGCGGCGGATCGCGACGCCGACCGCGAGGATGTCGATCATCACGAGATGCAGGATCCGCGAGATCATCGACAACTGCGACTCGCGCATCTCGATGTGATCGGTCTCGAGCGCGACCGTCGCGCGCTTGGCGAGCGGCGTGTTGCTCGACGTGATCGCGATCACCTTCGCGCCCGCCTGCATCGCGACGTCGAGCACGCGCAGAAGCTCCGGCGCGCGTCCCGACTTCGACACCGCGACGATCACGTCGCCCTTGCCGAGCAGCGCGGCCGACGCCGCCTGCATGTACAGGTCGCCGTAAGCGATCGTCGGGATGCCGAAGCGGAAGAACTTGTAGTGCGCGTCCTGCGCGACGATGTTCGAATTGCCGAGCCCGTAGAACTCGATGCGCCGCGCGTTGTTCAGGATGTCGATCGCCTGCTCGACGTGCTCGAAGTTCAGGTGCTCGCGCAACTGAAGGATCGCCGACACCGTGTTGTCGAGCACCTTCGCGCCGAAGTCGGTGGCCGTATCGCCGAGATGCACCTGGCTGTGGCTCATCGGGATCGTGCCCGTCAAGCCGGTGGCGAGCTTCAGCTTGAAGTCCGACAGCCCCTGGCAGCCGAGCGAGCGGCAGAAGCGGATCACGGTCGGCTGGCTCACGTCGGCCTTGCGCGCGATGTCGACGATCGGATCGTTGATGATCGAGCGCGGATGATTGAGCGCGAGATCGGCGACGCGCCGCTCGGCGGGCGTCAGCGCGTCGCGCATCTGGCGGATCCGCTCGAACACGGCCGACGACGCGCCGCCCGTGCGGTTCGACAACTGCTCCGCGAGGATCGCCGATACGCCGAGGAACGCCGGATACTCGGCTGTGATCAGGTAAGTCGGGATGTTTGCGAGATACGCGTCGAAGCGGCCCTTCGCCTCGAAGCGCGCGCGAAACGACGAGCGCATGAACAGCTCGCCCAGCTTCGGCACGACGCCGCCGCCGATGTAGATGCCGCCCAACGCGCCGAGCGTGACCGCGAGGTTGCCGGCGAACGTGCCGAGAATCCCGCAGAAGCACTCGACCGCTTCGAGCGCGAGCGCGTCGCCCGCGTGTGCGCGCTCGACGATGTCGGCCGTGTCGACGTTCGCGGCGATCCGCTTCTTGTCGCGCGCGGCAAGCGCGCGATAGATGATTTCCATGCCCGGGCCCGCGCACACGCGCTCGAACGACACGTGCGGGTACTTGCGGCGCGCGTACTGCAGCACGAGATCCTCGCGCTCGTCCATCGGCGCGAACGTCGCGTGGCCGCCTTCGCTGCCGAGCGCGATCCAGCGGTCGTCGGCGGGGATGAGGCCCGACACGCCGAGCCCCGTGCCCGGCCCCATCAGGCCGATCACGCTGTTCTGCCGGCGCGCGCCGCCGCCGATCTGCATGCGCTGCGCGTCGGTCAGGCCGGGCAGCGCCATCGCGAGCGCGGTGAAATCGTTGACGACGAGCAGCGTGTCGAAGCCGAGCGCGCGGCGCGTCGCCTCGATCGAGAAGCTCCAGTTGTGATTCGTCATCCGGACCTGATCGCCGTCGACGGGATTCGCGATCGCGATCGCCGCGTGATTCACGCGGCCGATCTTCGCGTCCTTCAGATACCTGCGGATCGCGTCGGTGAGCGTCGGATACTCGGCGCCGGGGTACACGCGGATCTGCGAGATTTCGCCCGGACCCGTCTCGAGCGCGAAGCGCGCGTTCGTGCCGCCGACGTCGGCCAATAGGCGCGGCCCGTCCGCATGCTGGCTCGCCGCAGCGGCCTTAGTTTGCGCACCAGTAGACATCGAGCTTCGTCCCGTTGTGGTTGGCCAGTTGCGAAATCGCGTTCTTCTGCGACGCGGCCGCGGCCGCCTCGAGCACCGCGCGCTTGCGGCTTCCCGCGATCAGCAGGAACAGCCGATCGATGCGCTTGAGCGCGCTGAGCGACAGGCTCACGCGCGCATGGGGCGCGGCGCCCGGGTGGACGCCGACGAAGCGCTCGGTCGTCGCGATCGCGTGGTCCCATTCGGGCGCGTCCGCGAAGATCGACGCGGTGTGGCCGTCCTCGCCCATGCCGAGCACGGCGACGTCGGGCAGCGGGTGCGCGGGGCTCTGGTTGAGCGCGGTGACTTGCGCGTCGAGCGACTCGCGCATGTCGACGAGCGGCGCGAAGCGCGCGTGCGCGGCCGTGTTCTGCAGCAGCGTCTCGCGCACGAGCTTCGCGTTGCTTGCGTCGTCGGTGTCGGGCACCCAGCGGTCGTCGACGAGTGTCACGTCGATCCGCGGCCAGTCGAGCGCGGCGCCCGACAGCGTTTGCAGGAACGGCCGCGGGCTCGTGCCGCCCGACACCGCGAGCGTTGCGCGCGCGCGTTGCGCGAGCGAAGCCGCGAGCGCTTCGCCGACCGCTTGCGCGAGCGCTTCGGTTTGCGCGCGCGGGGTTTCGAAAGCGTGAACCTCGATCACTTCTCCTCCAGACTGCCTTTATTGAATGGATTGAATTCGATGGGGACATCGGGCGGCGCGCGGACGAAGCCGCCCGCGCGCCGCGTTGCATCAGTTTTCTTCTTCGAGCCAGCAGGTGCCGTGCTGCGCGAGCATCGCGCTCGCCGCGGCCGGCCCCCACGTGCCGGCTGCATACGGCTTCGGCGGCTTCAGCGAGCGCGCCCATTCGTTCAGGATCGGCTCGACCCAGCGCCATGCGGCTTCCTGCTCGTCGCGCCGCACGAAGAGGGCGAGGCGGCCGTTGATCACGTCGAGCAGCAGGCGCTGGTACGCCTCCATCTGGCCTTCCTTGAAGAACTGGTCGAACGCGAGGTCGAGGTGCACGCTCGCCAGATTCATCCCTTCGCCAGGCTGCTTCGCGAGGCAGTACAGGCGAATCGATTCGTTCGGCTGCAGCCGGATCACGAGGCGGTTCGCGCCCGCGCGCAGCGCGGTCGGCCCGAGCGCCGAGTGCGGCACCGGGCGGAAGTTGACGACGATCTCCGCGACGCGGTCGGCGAGGCGCTTGCCGGTGCGCAGGAAGAACGGCACGCCGGCCCAGCGCCAGTTCTCGATCTCGACCTTCAGCGCGACGAACGTCTCGGTCTGGCTGTCCGCTTTCACGCCGGGCTCGGTCGCGTACGCGGGCACCTGCGCGCCCTTGATCACGCCCGCGTGGTACTGGCCGCGCACCGCGACCTTGCCGATGTCGCGCGGCTCGACGGGCTTCAGCGCGCGCAGCACGCGCAGCTTCTCGTCGCGCACCGAATCGGAATCCATCGAGTGCGGCGGCTCCATCGCGACGATCGACAGGAGCTGCAGCAGGTGGTTCTGCACCATGTCGCGCAGCGCGCCGGTATTGTCGTAGAAATCGCCGCGCGCCTCGACGCCGAGCTCCTCGGCGATCGTGATCTGGATGCTCTCGACCCATTCGCGGCGCCACAGCGGCTCGAACAGCGCATTGCCGAAGCGCAGCGCGAGCAGGTTCTGCACCGGCTCCTTCCCGAGGTAATGGTCGATCCGGTAGATCTGGTCTTCGGCGAAGATCTCGCCCACCGCGTCGTTGATCGCGTTCGACGAGCGCAGGTCGTAGCCGAGCGGCTTCTCGAGCACGATCCGCGCGCCCTCGTTCAGGCCCACGGCGGCGAGCGCCTTGCAGATCGGCACGAAGAGCGACGGGCCCGTCGCGAGATAGAACACGCGGATGCCCGAGAGCTGGCCGACCGTGTCGCGCAGCAGCGCGTAGTCTTCCGCGCGGCCGAGGTCGAGCTTCACGTAGACGATGCGCTCGAGGAAGCTTCGCCAGACCGCTTCGTCGAACGCGCCGCCCGCCGCCTTCGCCGCGTGCGGCTTCACGTGCTCTTCGACCCACTGCAGGTAGCCGTCGCGGTCCGCCGCATGGCGGGCCACGGCAACGATCCTGCCGGCTTCCGACAGCATGTTCGCGCGATGCGCCTCGAAGAGCGCGGGGAGGATCTTGCGCATCGACAGATCGCCGGTGCCGCCGAAGAGAACGAAGGTGAAGCTCGAATCGGTATGCATGTGTCTCCGCCGTTTGGGGATGCCCGCGACGCGGGCCGTAGTGCGATAAAAATATTTTTGACACTGAATTGTAGTTTAACTACAATCCGCCGCAAGGGGTAGCACCCGAACGAAGAAAAGAAGCGCACGGCATGAAGAGGCGCGAACTTCGGGCGGGCCGTGCGGCGTGTGAGCCGCACGCGGCAAATGTTATCGGACATTGATGAAGCGCATGTTCGCGCGCGTCGCTGCCCCGGGTTCGAGCCATGCGGCGGCGGAACCGGATAGCCCAAAGAGGAGACGGTCGTTGAATCTCGAGTCACTCAGTTCCTGAGCCCGCGGCCGGCATCGGCCCGAACGCATCGATCATGCGTCGTTCGCGGCTCGATTTCCCGTGTCGTTCCGTAGCAAAGCCGGCTTTCGCGCATCCGCGCAGTCGAAAGCCTGACGAATCGATCCAAATCTGGAGGAGATAACTGATGAAAATTCGCGCGATCATGGGCGCGCTCGGCGCCGCAGGCCTGCTGTTCGGCGCTGCCGCGGCGCAAGCGGCAGAGAACGTCACGGTGCTGCACTGGTGGACGTCGGGCGGCGAATCGAAGGCGGTCGGCGTGCTGAAGGACGACCTGCAGAAGCAGGGCTACGTCTGGAAGGACTTCGCGGTCGCGGGCGGCGCGGGCGCCGCGGCGATGACCGCGCTGAAGACGAAGGTCATCAGCGGCGACGCGCCGTCGGCCGCGCAGATCAAGGGCCCCCTCATCCAGGAGTGGGCGGACCAGGGCGTGCTCGTGAACATCGACTCCGCCGCGGGCGACTGGAAGCAGAACCTGCCGCCCGAGATCGACAAGATCATCAAGTACAAGGGCAACACCGTCGCGGCGCCGTTCTCGGTGCACCGCGTCAACTGGCTCTACATCAACAAGGCCGCGCTCGACAAGATCGGCGCGAAGCCGCCCGCGACGTGGCCCGAATTCTTCCAGATCGCCGACAAGCTGAAGGCGGCGGGCATCCAGCCGGTCGCGATGGGCGGCCAGCCGTGGCAGGACCTGACGCTGTGGGAAGATGTCGTGCTGTCGCAAGGCGCCGACTTCTATAGGAAGGCGCTCGTCGACCTCGACCAGAAGACGCTCACGTCGGACAAGATGCTCGACGTGTTCAACACGGTCCGCAAGATCCAGGGCTACTTCGATTCGGGCCGCAACGGCCGCGACTGGAACCTGGCCACGGCGATGGTCATCAACGGCCGCGCGGGCATGCAGTTCATGGGCGACTGGGCGAAGGGCGAGTTCGAGGCGGCCGGCAAGAAGCCGGGCAAGGACTACATCTGCGCGGCGGTGCCGGGCACGGCGAATGCGTACACGTTCAACGTCGACTCGTTCGTGTTCTTCCAGCAGAAGGGCCAGAAGGCGGCGACGCCCGGCCAGATTGCGCTCGCAAAGACGATCATGACGCCCGCGTTCCAGGAGCAGTTCAGCTTGCTGAAGGGCTCGATCCCGGTGCGCCTCGGCGTGAAGATGGACAAGTTCGACGATTGCGCGAAGAAGTCCTACGCTGATGAACAGACGGCGATCAAGTCGAACGGCTACGTGCCGTCGCTCGCGCACGGCATGGCGCAGGGCGACGCGACGGCGGGCGCGATCTCCGACGTCGTGACGAAGTTCATGAACTCTCAGCAGGATGCGAAGAGCGCGGTTGCCGCGCTCGCGCGCGCCGCGAAGGTGAAGTAACGCACGGCGCGTAACGCACGGCTGCGCCGGGCGCTTCGTGCCGCAGGCGCAGCAAACGGGCCGCGAGCCGGCCCGCGCCGTACCCGCCGCCCGCGCCGGCTTCGCGCCCGCGCGCGGCGGCCTCGTTCCAGGAGTCGAAATACGTGGCTGCCCCTCTTAGCGGAAACGGAACCAGCGCGGCTGACGCGCACCGCACGTCGCCGCTGTCGGCGTTCGCCGACCGCTGGATTCCGAAACTGGTGCTCGCGCCCAGCATCGCGATCGCCTTGGTTTTCATCTACGGCTTCATCGTCGTCACCAGCTATCTGTCGCTGACGAATTCCCGGCTGCTGCCGAACTACGAGTTCGACGGCTTCGGCCGCTATTCCGACTTGTTCCAGAACGACGTCTGGTGGACGTCGGCCGCGAACCTCGGCTGGTTCGGCATCCCGTTCATCGCGATCTGCGTCGCGCTGGGCCTCTTCCTTGCAATCCTGCTCGATCAGAAGATCCGCAACGAAGGCGCGCTGCGCGCGGTGTTCCTGTATCCGATGGCGCTGTCGTTCATCGTCACGGGCACCGCGTGGCAGTGGATACTGAACCCGGGCCTCGGCCTCGAGAAGGTGATGCACGACTGGGGCTTCACGAACTTCTCGTTCGGCTGGCTCGACGATCCGGACAAGGCGATCTTCTGCGTCGTGATCGCGGCCGTCTGGCAATCGACGGGCTTCGTGATGGCGCTCTTCCTCGCCGGCCTGCGCGGCGTCGACAGCGAGATCTTCAAGGCCGCGCAGGTCGACGGCGCGACGCTGCCCACGATCTACCGCAAGATCGTGATCCCGAGCATGCGCCCGGTGTTCTTCTCGGTGCTGCTGATCCTCTGCCACATCACGATCAAGACCTTCGACCTCGTCGTCGCGCTGACGGCGGGCGGGCCGGGCACGTCGTCGTCGCTGCCCGCGATGTTCATGTACACGTATTCGTTCAACCGCGGGCAGCTCGGCGTCGGCGCGGCGTCGTCGGTGATGATGCTCGCCACCGTCGTCGCGGTGCTCGTGCCGCTCATGTATCTGGAATCGAGGAGCACCCGCAATGCAGCCTAAGATGACACTCAGTCGGGCGGTCATTTACGCGGCGCTGATCCTGTTCGCGCTGTACTTCCTGTTCCCGATCTACGTGATGCTGTCGACGTCGTTCAAGGATCTCGACCAGTTGCGCACGGGCAACCTGCTGACGCCGCCGTCGAGCTGGACGGTCGCGCCGTGGGTGAAGGCATGGGGCGAGGCGTGCACCGGCGTGCGCTGCGACGGAATGAAGCCGTTCTTCTTCAACTCGATCAAGATGGTGATCCCGGCCGTGCTGATCTCGTCGCTGATCGGCGCGTTCAACGGCTACGTGCTCACGCACTGGCGCTTTCGCGGCGCGGATGCGCTCTTCACGATGCTGCTCGTCGGCTGCTTCATCCCGTTCCAGGTGATCCTGCTGCCGATGGCGCGCCTGCAGGGCTACTTCGGGATGGCCAACACGATTCCCGGCCTCGTGTTCGTGCACGTCGTGTACGGGATCGCGTTCACGACGATGTTCTTCCGCAACTTCTACGTGAGCGTGCCGGCCGAGCTCGTGAAGGCGGCGCGCATCGACGGCGCGGGCTTCTTCACGATCTTCACGAAGATCCTGCTGCCGGTGTCGCTGCCGATCTTCATGGTGTGCCTGATCTGGCAGTTCACGCAGATCTGGAACGACTTCCTGTTCGGGATCGTGTTCTCCGGCGTCGATTCGATGCCGATCACGGTCGCGCTGAACAACCTCGTGAACACGTCGACGGGCGTGAAGGAGTACAACGTCGACATGGCGGGCGCGATCATCGCCGCGCTGCCGACGCTCGTCGTCTACGTGATCGCCGGCCGCTACTTCGTGCGCGGCCTGACGGCGGGCGCGGTCAAGGGGTGAGCGCGGCGCGCACGACGCGAACACGGGCGCCGCGCGCGGCGCAACGATACGAGACATGACGCGGCGCACGCGCGCCGCAATGAGACAGAGGATTCACAGCATGGCAAGCCTTTCCATCCGTGACGTGTACAAGACCTACCCGAACGGCGTGCCCGTCCTGAAGGGCGTCGACATCGACATCGAGGACGGTCAGTTCCTGATTCTCGTCGGCGGTTCGGGCTGCGGGAAATCGACGCTTCTCAACATGATCGCGGGCCTCGAGACCGTGACGAAGGGCGAGATCCGGATCGGCGAGAAGGTCGTCAACGATCTGTCGCCGAAGGATCGCGACATCGCGATGGTGTTCCAGTCGTACGCGCTCTATCCGTCGATGACGGTGCGCGAGAACATCTCGTTCGGCCTGAACATCCGCAAGGTGCCGAAGAACGAGCAGAAGAGCATCGTCGAGCGCGTCGCCGCGATGCTGCAGATCGAGCACCTGCTCGATCGCAAGCCGGGGCAGCTCTCGGGCGGCCAGCGGCAGCGCGTCGCGATGGGCCGCGCGCTCGCGCGCGACCCGGCGCTCTTCCTGTTCGACGAGCCGCTCTCCAACCTCGACGCGAAGCTGCGCATCGAGATGCGCGCCGAGATCAAGCTGTTGCATCAGCGCCTCGGCACGACGATCGTCTACGTGACGCATGACCAGATCGAGGCGATGACGCTGGGCGACCGGATCGCGGTGATGAAGGACGGCGTCGTCCAGCAGTTCGGCGCGCCGCAGGACATCTACGATTCGCCGTCGAATCTGTTCGTCGCGGGCTTCATCGGCGCGCCGCCGATGAACTTCATCAACGGCAAGCTCGTCGAGCAGGGCAGCGGCGTCGGCATCGAGCTCGACACGGGCGCGATGCGCGGCGTGCTGAACCTGCCGTTCGACGCGAAGCGGATGAACGGCCACGTCGGCCGCGACGTGATCCTCGGCCTGCGGCCGGAGCGGATCACCGACGCGCGGAGCGCGCACAACGGCGAGAGCTCGCGCCTGCAGCCCGTCGACGTGACGGTCGACGTGACCGAGCCGACGGGCCCCGATACGCATGTGTTCGCGCAGGTCAACGGCAAGCGGATCGTGAGCCGCGTGCATCCGGCCGCGAACCCGCAGCCGCAGCAGAAGCTGTCGCTGTTGTTCGATGTGTCGAAGGCGGTGCTGTTCGATCCGTCGACGGAGGCGCGCATCGCGTGATCGCGCGCGATCACGCGCGCGGGCGGCGGCGCTGGATCGCGGCGCGGCTCGCGCGGGCGTGACGTCGCCATTCGGCGCGCGCGGACGCGGCGATCGACCGGGATGATTCGGGCGATCCGGACGATGGTGGAATCAAGGAGGAAAAAGGGCGGCCGCCTTCGTGCGCCGCCCTTTTTGCGTCGCGTGTCGCGTGCGAGTTGAGGCTAGGCCGGCTGCAGCAGCACGAGCACGGCGCCCGCCCCGCCGTCATGGCCGCGCGCCTGACAGAACGCGATCACCTCATCCTTCTGCACGAGCCACGCGCGCACCTTGCCCTTGAGCACCGGCTCCTTGCCGATCGAGCCGAGCCCCTTGCCGTGGATCACGCGCAGGCAGCGCAGGCCTTTCTTGCCCGATTCGCGGATGAATTCGGCGAGCGCCTCGCGCGCCTCGTCGCGCCGCATTCCGTGCAGATCGAGCTGCGCCTGGACGATCCATGCGCCGCTTCTGAGCTTGCGCACGACGTCGCGGCTCACGCCGGGGCGGTGGTAGTACAGCGTCTCGTCGGTATCGAGCAGCGTCTCGGGATCGAATTCGTCGGACAAGGTCTCGGACAGCACCGCCTCCTCGTCCTGCTGCGTGTGCTTCGGCACGGGCGCGGGCGCCGGGCGGCCGCCCGCGGCGCGCGGCGGCGCCGCGAGCGGCGTGATCGCGCCGATCTCGCGGCGAAAGAGGTCGGCGTCGGCGTTGGCCTGACGGGCCGCCTGCTTCGCCTGCACCGCTTCGCGCGTGCGGCGCTCGGATTCGCCGGCGAGGGTGGCGCGCAGCGCGTCGAGCCCGGCGAGGCCCTGGCCGCGCAGCGCGGCGGGCGCGGGAGGCGGGCTTGCG contains:
- a CDS encoding ABC transporter ATP-binding protein, coding for MASLSIRDVYKTYPNGVPVLKGVDIDIEDGQFLILVGGSGCGKSTLLNMIAGLETVTKGEIRIGEKVVNDLSPKDRDIAMVFQSYALYPSMTVRENISFGLNIRKVPKNEQKSIVERVAAMLQIEHLLDRKPGQLSGGQRQRVAMGRALARDPALFLFDEPLSNLDAKLRIEMRAEIKLLHQRLGTTIVYVTHDQIEAMTLGDRIAVMKDGVVQQFGAPQDIYDSPSNLFVAGFIGAPPMNFINGKLVEQGSGVGIELDTGAMRGVLNLPFDAKRMNGHVGRDVILGLRPERITDARSAHNGESSRLQPVDVTVDVTEPTGPDTHVFAQVNGKRIVSRVHPAANPQPQQKLSLLFDVSKAVLFDPSTEARIA
- a CDS encoding Smr/MutS family protein, whose product is MAKNQPHPSDPAKRQAAAREPAPAPASPPPAPAALRGQGLAGLDALRATLAGESERRTREAVQAKQAARQANADADLFRREIGAITPLAAPPRAAGGRPAPAPVPKHTQQDEEAVLSETLSDEFDPETLLDTDETLYYHRPGVSRDVVRKLRSGAWIVQAQLDLHGMRRDEAREALAEFIRESGKKGLRCLRVIHGKGLGSIGKEPVLKGKVRAWLVQKDEVIAFCQARGHDGGAGAVLVLLQPA